Proteins encoded within one genomic window of Sphingomonas cannabina:
- a CDS encoding DUF3857 domain-containing protein, giving the protein MLSRVALATALLCAAGSAHAGDKPLYGPAPAWVTPAPPIDPAKLGADGPVMVIADAQQLLKDGTVWGYADLAMRASSSQILTQIGTVKLPWMPDKGDLIIHRAEIIRGSEHIDLVKGGEPFQVLRREEGLEQLQLTGSLTATLPVQGLQIGDVLRVSFSITRADPALKGRLQSIIPLLAEPVPVGFGRVRLLWPTGNKVQWRAYTDTAKPVVKTVGDQRELVLALPLSKPEDQPSDAPPRFLKTPLLDVGDFADWAEVSRTMAPLYATEGLIKPGDPLAAEVDRIKAAETDPLKRAQRALELAQDKVRYLAVSMNGGNYVPQKPADTWQLKYGDCKAKTLLLLALLHAMDIEAEPVLASVQLGGVVSERLPTAGAFDHVLVRAAIGGRSLWLDGTGAGARLADIGDTPPFRTVLPLRLGGAELMPLPIHANARPDIAVAIDFDQSAGLDLPMLFKATVTMRGPMATALNDAASQAKPEQKRDLIRSAISSYLGDTQIGDSAIRYDAAAGAVVVTASGLVTTWWSREQKRYRLDLDRVVNGLEFEPDRARPAWRDIPVATAGPASLLYRTTVRLPDGGAGYSFEGDQTLSGPLAGSMVSRTSSLANGVVTVEDRIDNLGTEIAPAEVAAVRARLALAKSRLLRLVAPAEMPPRWKQVLAAQKDGRFKPIEAMFAQAIAADPKEATGYESRASFRAGTYDYRGAIADLGKVIEIEPTIDIYLRRAGLYRAIGENAKALADIETARSLDPSSTAALNSLASLKADGGDGAVALKLLQERIDQGGKERFQVIAAKAEVQADTGAAAEAIATLDAALAERPGDPTLLNERCWLKGTRNLALDTALKDCTKAIELAEGPAGILDSRALVYFRMGRLDDALADLNAALDVAPAQAASLFMRSVVNKQLGHTAQAAEDLTGARLISPQIDRDYRKYGITN; this is encoded by the coding sequence ATGCTTTCGCGCGTTGCGCTGGCCACGGCTCTGCTGTGTGCGGCGGGTAGTGCTCATGCCGGCGACAAGCCGCTCTACGGACCGGCGCCCGCCTGGGTGACGCCGGCGCCGCCGATCGATCCGGCCAAGCTCGGCGCCGACGGACCGGTGATGGTGATCGCCGACGCCCAGCAGTTGCTGAAGGACGGCACCGTCTGGGGCTATGCCGATCTCGCCATGCGGGCCAGCTCGTCCCAGATATTGACGCAGATCGGCACCGTGAAGCTGCCGTGGATGCCGGACAAGGGCGACCTCATCATCCACCGCGCCGAGATCATCCGCGGCAGCGAGCATATCGACCTGGTGAAGGGCGGCGAGCCGTTCCAGGTGCTGCGCCGCGAAGAGGGGCTCGAGCAGCTCCAGCTCACCGGATCGCTCACGGCGACCCTACCTGTCCAGGGGCTCCAGATCGGCGACGTGCTGCGCGTCAGCTTCTCGATCACCCGGGCCGACCCGGCGCTCAAAGGGCGGTTGCAGAGCATTATCCCGCTGCTGGCCGAGCCGGTGCCGGTCGGCTTCGGACGCGTGCGCCTGTTGTGGCCGACAGGGAACAAGGTGCAATGGCGCGCCTATACCGACACCGCCAAGCCGGTGGTGAAGACGGTCGGCGACCAACGTGAGCTCGTCCTCGCTCTGCCGCTATCCAAGCCGGAGGATCAGCCGAGCGACGCCCCGCCGCGCTTCCTGAAGACGCCGCTGCTCGACGTCGGCGACTTCGCCGACTGGGCGGAGGTTTCGCGGACGATGGCGCCGCTCTATGCGACCGAAGGGCTGATCAAGCCCGGTGATCCGCTCGCCGCCGAGGTCGACCGGATCAAGGCGGCCGAGACCGATCCGCTGAAGCGCGCGCAGCGTGCGCTCGAGCTGGCGCAGGACAAGGTCCGCTATCTCGCAGTCAGCATGAACGGTGGCAATTATGTGCCCCAGAAGCCGGCCGACACCTGGCAGCTCAAATACGGCGACTGCAAGGCCAAGACGCTGCTGCTGCTCGCGCTGCTCCACGCGATGGACATCGAGGCGGAGCCGGTGCTGGCGAGCGTGCAGCTCGGCGGCGTGGTGAGCGAGCGGCTGCCGACGGCGGGCGCCTTCGATCATGTGCTGGTGCGCGCCGCGATCGGCGGGCGATCGCTGTGGCTCGACGGTACCGGCGCGGGTGCGCGGCTCGCCGATATCGGCGACACGCCGCCGTTCCGCACCGTGCTTCCGCTCCGGCTTGGCGGTGCGGAGCTGATGCCGTTGCCGATCCATGCCAATGCCCGGCCCGATATCGCCGTCGCGATCGATTTCGACCAGAGCGCCGGCCTCGACCTGCCGATGCTGTTCAAGGCGACGGTGACGATGCGCGGGCCGATGGCGACGGCGCTGAACGACGCCGCCAGCCAGGCCAAGCCCGAGCAGAAGCGCGACCTGATCCGCAGCGCGATCAGCAGCTATCTCGGCGACACCCAGATCGGCGATAGTGCGATCCGCTATGATGCGGCCGCGGGGGCGGTTGTGGTCACCGCGTCCGGCCTGGTCACGACCTGGTGGTCGCGAGAGCAGAAGCGCTACCGGCTCGACCTCGACCGCGTCGTGAATGGCCTGGAGTTCGAGCCCGATCGAGCCCGCCCGGCGTGGCGCGACATCCCGGTCGCGACCGCCGGACCGGCGAGCCTGCTCTACCGCACCACTGTGCGCCTGCCGGACGGCGGCGCAGGTTACAGTTTCGAGGGCGACCAGACGCTGTCGGGGCCATTGGCCGGCAGCATGGTCTCCCGCACCAGCAGCCTGGCGAACGGCGTCGTCACCGTCGAGGACCGGATCGACAATCTCGGCACCGAGATCGCGCCGGCCGAGGTCGCCGCGGTGCGCGCGCGGCTGGCGCTGGCCAAGAGCCGCCTTCTCCGCCTGGTCGCCCCCGCCGAGATGCCGCCGCGCTGGAAACAGGTGCTGGCGGCGCAGAAGGACGGCCGCTTCAAGCCGATCGAAGCGATGTTCGCACAGGCGATCGCCGCCGATCCCAAGGAGGCGACCGGTTACGAGAGCCGCGCGAGCTTCCGCGCCGGCACCTACGACTATCGCGGCGCGATCGCCGATCTCGGCAAGGTGATCGAGATCGAGCCGACGATCGACATTTATCTGCGCCGCGCCGGCCTCTATCGTGCGATCGGAGAGAATGCGAAGGCGCTGGCGGACATAGAGACTGCGCGCTCGCTCGATCCGTCCTCGACCGCCGCGCTGAACAGCCTGGCCTCGCTCAAGGCCGACGGCGGGGACGGGGCGGTGGCGCTCAAGCTGCTTCAGGAGCGGATCGATCAGGGCGGCAAGGAACGGTTCCAGGTCATCGCCGCCAAGGCCGAGGTGCAGGCGGACACCGGCGCCGCGGCGGAGGCGATCGCGACGCTCGACGCCGCGCTCGCCGAGCGTCCGGGCGACCCGACGCTGCTCAACGAGCGCTGCTGGCTCAAGGGCACGCGCAACCTGGCGCTCGACACCGCGCTCAAGGACTGCACCAAGGCGATCGAGCTTGCAGAGGGGCCGGCGGGAATACTCGACAGCCGGGCACTGGTCTATTTCCGCATGGGGCGGCTGGACGACGCGCTCGCCGACCTCAACGCCGCGCTCGACGTGGCGCCGGCGCAGGCCGCCAGCCTGTTCATGCGCTCGGTGGTGAACAAGCAGCTCGGCCACACGGCGCAGGCGGCGGAAGACCTGACTGGCGCGCGCCTCATCTCGCCGCAGATCGACCGCGACTATCGCAAATACGGGATCACGAATTAG